The following coding sequences lie in one Mus musculus strain C57BL/6J chromosome 11, GRCm38.p6 C57BL/6J genomic window:
- the Dus1l gene encoding tRNA-dihydrouridine(16/17) synthase [NAD(P)(+)]-like isoform X2 — protein MPKLQGFEFWSRTLGGARHVVAPMVDQSELAWRLLSRRHGAQLCYTPMLHAQVFVRDANYRKENLYCDVCPEDRPLIVQFCANDPEVFVQAALLAQDYCDAIDLNLGCPQMIAKRGHYGAFLQEEWDLLQRMILLAHERLSVPVTCKIRVFPEIDKTVRYAQMLEKAGCQLLTVHGRTKEQKGPMAGTASWEHIKAVRKAVGIPVFANGNIQCLQDVERCIQDTGVQGVMSAEGNLHNPALFEGRSPAVWELAEEYLDIVRQHPCPLSYVRAHLFKLWHHTLQVHQQLREELAKVKTLEGVAAVSQALKLRCQEDMSRQQEGVRPADNLPAFHWICQPYIRPGPREGSKENSGGRSKRALEEEEGSMEGLSKNKLKKQLRNPHKTFDPSLKPKYAKCDQCGNPKGNRCVFNLCRGCCKKRAFRETADCPGHGLLFKTKLEKSLAWKGTQPGLQEAQQVRPVTPSGFSEVVGSALA, from the exons ATGCCCAAACTGCAGGGTTTTGAGTTTTGGAGCCGCACCTTGGGGGGTGCCCGACATGTGGTGGCACCCATGGTGGACCAGAGTGAGCTAGCTTGGAGACTTCTGAGCCGCCGCCATGGAGCCCAGCTATGCTACACCCCTATGCTACATGCCCAGGTCTTCGTTAGAGATGCTAACTACCGCAAAGAGAACTTGTATTGTGATGTGTGCCCCGAGGACAGGCCTCTCATTGTGCAG TTCTGTGCCAATGACCCAGAGGTGTTTGTCCAGGCGGCTCTCCTAGCACAAGATTACTGTGATGCCATTGACCTGAACTTGGGCTGCCCACAGATGATAGCCAAGAGAG GTCACTATGGTGCTTTTCTGCAGGAGGAGTGGGACCTTCTTCAAAGAATGA TTCTGTTGGCTCATGAGCGACTCTCTGTTCCTGTCACGTGCAAAATtcgtgtcttcccagaaattgaCAAGACAGTGAGGTACGCCCAGATGCTGGAGAAGGCTGGCTGTCAG CTGCTGACTGTGCATGGGCGcaccaaggagcagaaggggccCATGGCAGGAACAGCCTCCTGGGAACACATCAAGGCCGTTCG GAAGGCTGTGGGAATCCCTGTGTTTGCCAATGGGAACATCCAATGCCTGCAGGATGTGGAGCGGTGCATCCAGGACACCGGCGTGCAGGGAGTCATGAGTGCAG AGGGGAACCTGCACAACCCTGCCCTCTTTGAGGGCCGGAGTCCTGCTGTGTGGGAGCTGGCCGAGGAGTACCTGGACATTGTGCGGCAACACCCTTGTCCACTATCGTATGTCCGGGCCCATCTCTTCAAACTGTGGCACCACAC GCTACAGGTACATCAGCAACTTCGAGAAGAGCTGGCCAAAGTGAAGACCCTGGAGGGCGTGGCTGCTGTGAGCCAGGCGCTAAAGCTTCGGTGTCAG GAGGACATGTCTAGGCAGCAAGAAGGAGTGAGGCCAGCTGACAACTTACCTGCTTTCCATTGGATCTGCCAGCCGTACATCCGGCCAGG ACCTAGGGAAGGGAGCAAGGAGAATAGTGGTGGTCGAAGCAAGCGGGctctggaggaagaagaaggcagCATGGAGGGCTTGTCCAAGAATAAGCTGAAGAAACAACTGAGGAACcctcacaaaacctttgacccttCCCTGAAAC CCAAATATGCCAAGTGTGACCAGTGTGGAAATCCAAAG GGCAATAGGTGTGTGTTTAATCTGTGCCGTGGCTGCTGCAAGAAGCGAGCTTTCAGAGAGACAGCAGATTGCCCAG GTCATGGATTGCTTTTTAAGACCAAATTAGAGAAGTCTTTGGCCTGGAAAGGGACCCAGCCTGGACTGCAGGAAGCCCAGCAGGTGAGGCCTGTGACACCAAGTGGTTTCTCTGAAGTCGTGGGTAGTGCCCTAGCCTGA
- the Dus1l gene encoding tRNA-dihydrouridine(16/17) synthase [NAD(P)(+)]-like isoform X4 has product MAGTASWEHIKAVRKAVGIPVFANGNIQCLQDVERCIQDTGVQGVMSAEGNLHNPALFEGRSPAVWELAEEYLDIVRQHPCPLSYVRAHLFKLWHHTLQVHQQLREELAKVKTLEGVAAVSQALKLRCQEDMSRQQEGVRPADNLPAFHWICQPYIRPGPREGSKENSGGRSKRALEEEEGSMEGLSKNKLKKQLRNPHKTFDPSLKPKYAKCDQCGNPKGNRCVFNLCRGCCKKRAFRETADCPGHGLLFKTKLEKSLAWKGTQPGLQEAQQVRPVTPSGFSEVVGSALA; this is encoded by the exons ATGGCAGGAACAGCCTCCTGGGAACACATCAAGGCCGTTCG GAAGGCTGTGGGAATCCCTGTGTTTGCCAATGGGAACATCCAATGCCTGCAGGATGTGGAGCGGTGCATCCAGGACACCGGCGTGCAGGGAGTCATGAGTGCAG AGGGGAACCTGCACAACCCTGCCCTCTTTGAGGGCCGGAGTCCTGCTGTGTGGGAGCTGGCCGAGGAGTACCTGGACATTGTGCGGCAACACCCTTGTCCACTATCGTATGTCCGGGCCCATCTCTTCAAACTGTGGCACCACAC GCTACAGGTACATCAGCAACTTCGAGAAGAGCTGGCCAAAGTGAAGACCCTGGAGGGCGTGGCTGCTGTGAGCCAGGCGCTAAAGCTTCGGTGTCAG GAGGACATGTCTAGGCAGCAAGAAGGAGTGAGGCCAGCTGACAACTTACCTGCTTTCCATTGGATCTGCCAGCCGTACATCCGGCCAGG ACCTAGGGAAGGGAGCAAGGAGAATAGTGGTGGTCGAAGCAAGCGGGctctggaggaagaagaaggcagCATGGAGGGCTTGTCCAAGAATAAGCTGAAGAAACAACTGAGGAACcctcacaaaacctttgacccttCCCTGAAAC CCAAATATGCCAAGTGTGACCAGTGTGGAAATCCAAAG GGCAATAGGTGTGTGTTTAATCTGTGCCGTGGCTGCTGCAAGAAGCGAGCTTTCAGAGAGACAGCAGATTGCCCAG GTCATGGATTGCTTTTTAAGACCAAATTAGAGAAGTCTTTGGCCTGGAAAGGGACCCAGCCTGGACTGCAGGAAGCCCAGCAGGTGAGGCCTGTGACACCAAGTGGTTTCTCTGAAGTCGTGGGTAGTGCCCTAGCCTGA
- the Dus1l gene encoding tRNA-dihydrouridine(16/17) synthase [NAD(P)(+)]-like isoform X1 codes for MAEMSACSSSALSVERMPKLQGFEFWSRTLGGARHVVAPMVDQSELAWRLLSRRHGAQLCYTPMLHAQVFVRDANYRKENLYCDVCPEDRPLIVQFCANDPEVFVQAALLAQDYCDAIDLNLGCPQMIAKRGHYGAFLQEEWDLLQRMILLAHERLSVPVTCKIRVFPEIDKTVRYAQMLEKAGCQLLTVHGRTKEQKGPMAGTASWEHIKAVRKAVGIPVFANGNIQCLQDVERCIQDTGVQGVMSAEGNLHNPALFEGRSPAVWELAEEYLDIVRQHPCPLSYVRAHLFKLWHHTLQVHQQLREELAKVKTLEGVAAVSQALKLRCQEDMSRQQEGVRPADNLPAFHWICQPYIRPGPREGSKENSGGRSKRALEEEEGSMEGLSKNKLKKQLRNPHKTFDPSLKPKYAKCDQCGNPKGNRCVFNLCRGCCKKRAFRETADCPGHGLLFKTKLEKSLAWKGTQPGLQEAQQVRPVTPSGFSEVVGSALA; via the exons ATGGCTGAAATGAGCGCTTGTTCCTCTTCTGCCCTTAGTGTGGAGAGGATGCCCAAACTGCAGGGTTTTGAGTTTTGGAGCCGCACCTTGGGGGGTGCCCGACATGTGGTGGCACCCATGGTGGACCAGAGTGAGCTAGCTTGGAGACTTCTGAGCCGCCGCCATGGAGCCCAGCTATGCTACACCCCTATGCTACATGCCCAGGTCTTCGTTAGAGATGCTAACTACCGCAAAGAGAACTTGTATTGTGATGTGTGCCCCGAGGACAGGCCTCTCATTGTGCAG TTCTGTGCCAATGACCCAGAGGTGTTTGTCCAGGCGGCTCTCCTAGCACAAGATTACTGTGATGCCATTGACCTGAACTTGGGCTGCCCACAGATGATAGCCAAGAGAG GTCACTATGGTGCTTTTCTGCAGGAGGAGTGGGACCTTCTTCAAAGAATGA TTCTGTTGGCTCATGAGCGACTCTCTGTTCCTGTCACGTGCAAAATtcgtgtcttcccagaaattgaCAAGACAGTGAGGTACGCCCAGATGCTGGAGAAGGCTGGCTGTCAG CTGCTGACTGTGCATGGGCGcaccaaggagcagaaggggccCATGGCAGGAACAGCCTCCTGGGAACACATCAAGGCCGTTCG GAAGGCTGTGGGAATCCCTGTGTTTGCCAATGGGAACATCCAATGCCTGCAGGATGTGGAGCGGTGCATCCAGGACACCGGCGTGCAGGGAGTCATGAGTGCAG AGGGGAACCTGCACAACCCTGCCCTCTTTGAGGGCCGGAGTCCTGCTGTGTGGGAGCTGGCCGAGGAGTACCTGGACATTGTGCGGCAACACCCTTGTCCACTATCGTATGTCCGGGCCCATCTCTTCAAACTGTGGCACCACAC GCTACAGGTACATCAGCAACTTCGAGAAGAGCTGGCCAAAGTGAAGACCCTGGAGGGCGTGGCTGCTGTGAGCCAGGCGCTAAAGCTTCGGTGTCAG GAGGACATGTCTAGGCAGCAAGAAGGAGTGAGGCCAGCTGACAACTTACCTGCTTTCCATTGGATCTGCCAGCCGTACATCCGGCCAGG ACCTAGGGAAGGGAGCAAGGAGAATAGTGGTGGTCGAAGCAAGCGGGctctggaggaagaagaaggcagCATGGAGGGCTTGTCCAAGAATAAGCTGAAGAAACAACTGAGGAACcctcacaaaacctttgacccttCCCTGAAAC CCAAATATGCCAAGTGTGACCAGTGTGGAAATCCAAAG GGCAATAGGTGTGTGTTTAATCTGTGCCGTGGCTGCTGCAAGAAGCGAGCTTTCAGAGAGACAGCAGATTGCCCAG GTCATGGATTGCTTTTTAAGACCAAATTAGAGAAGTCTTTGGCCTGGAAAGGGACCCAGCCTGGACTGCAGGAAGCCCAGCAGGTGAGGCCTGTGACACCAAGTGGTTTCTCTGAAGTCGTGGGTAGTGCCCTAGCCTGA
- the Dus1l gene encoding tRNA-dihydrouridine(16/17) synthase [NAD(P)(+)]-like isoform X3 — MAEMSACSSSALSVERMPKLQGFEFWSRTLGGARHVVAPMVDQSELAWRLLSRRHGAQLCYTPMLHAQVFVRDANYRKENLYCDVCPEDRPLIVQFCANDPEVFVQAALLAQDYCDAIDLNLGCPQMIAKRVLLAHERLSVPVTCKIRVFPEIDKTVRYAQMLEKAGCQLLTVHGRTKEQKGPMAGTASWEHIKAVRKAVGIPVFANGNIQCLQDVERCIQDTGVQGVMSAEGNLHNPALFEGRSPAVWELAEEYLDIVRQHPCPLSYVRAHLFKLWHHTLQVHQQLREELAKVKTLEGVAAVSQALKLRCQEDMSRQQEGVRPADNLPAFHWICQPYIRPGPREGSKENSGGRSKRALEEEEGSMEGLSKNKLKKQLRNPHKTFDPSLKPKYAKCDQCGNPKGNRCVFNLCRGCCKKRAFRETADCPGHGLLFKTKLEKSLAWKGTQPGLQEAQQVRPVTPSGFSEVVGSALA; from the exons ATGGCTGAAATGAGCGCTTGTTCCTCTTCTGCCCTTAGTGTGGAGAGGATGCCCAAACTGCAGGGTTTTGAGTTTTGGAGCCGCACCTTGGGGGGTGCCCGACATGTGGTGGCACCCATGGTGGACCAGAGTGAGCTAGCTTGGAGACTTCTGAGCCGCCGCCATGGAGCCCAGCTATGCTACACCCCTATGCTACATGCCCAGGTCTTCGTTAGAGATGCTAACTACCGCAAAGAGAACTTGTATTGTGATGTGTGCCCCGAGGACAGGCCTCTCATTGTGCAG TTCTGTGCCAATGACCCAGAGGTGTTTGTCCAGGCGGCTCTCCTAGCACAAGATTACTGTGATGCCATTGACCTGAACTTGGGCTGCCCACAGATGATAGCCAAGAGAG TTCTGTTGGCTCATGAGCGACTCTCTGTTCCTGTCACGTGCAAAATtcgtgtcttcccagaaattgaCAAGACAGTGAGGTACGCCCAGATGCTGGAGAAGGCTGGCTGTCAG CTGCTGACTGTGCATGGGCGcaccaaggagcagaaggggccCATGGCAGGAACAGCCTCCTGGGAACACATCAAGGCCGTTCG GAAGGCTGTGGGAATCCCTGTGTTTGCCAATGGGAACATCCAATGCCTGCAGGATGTGGAGCGGTGCATCCAGGACACCGGCGTGCAGGGAGTCATGAGTGCAG AGGGGAACCTGCACAACCCTGCCCTCTTTGAGGGCCGGAGTCCTGCTGTGTGGGAGCTGGCCGAGGAGTACCTGGACATTGTGCGGCAACACCCTTGTCCACTATCGTATGTCCGGGCCCATCTCTTCAAACTGTGGCACCACAC GCTACAGGTACATCAGCAACTTCGAGAAGAGCTGGCCAAAGTGAAGACCCTGGAGGGCGTGGCTGCTGTGAGCCAGGCGCTAAAGCTTCGGTGTCAG GAGGACATGTCTAGGCAGCAAGAAGGAGTGAGGCCAGCTGACAACTTACCTGCTTTCCATTGGATCTGCCAGCCGTACATCCGGCCAGG ACCTAGGGAAGGGAGCAAGGAGAATAGTGGTGGTCGAAGCAAGCGGGctctggaggaagaagaaggcagCATGGAGGGCTTGTCCAAGAATAAGCTGAAGAAACAACTGAGGAACcctcacaaaacctttgacccttCCCTGAAAC CCAAATATGCCAAGTGTGACCAGTGTGGAAATCCAAAG GGCAATAGGTGTGTGTTTAATCTGTGCCGTGGCTGCTGCAAGAAGCGAGCTTTCAGAGAGACAGCAGATTGCCCAG GTCATGGATTGCTTTTTAAGACCAAATTAGAGAAGTCTTTGGCCTGGAAAGGGACCCAGCCTGGACTGCAGGAAGCCCAGCAGGTGAGGCCTGTGACACCAAGTGGTTTCTCTGAAGTCGTGGGTAGTGCCCTAGCCTGA